The Juglans microcarpa x Juglans regia isolate MS1-56 chromosome 2D, Jm3101_v1.0, whole genome shotgun sequence DNA window tttgtaTTGAGAATCTCGAAGGACTAAAAGCCTGAGAAAAATAGGTTCGACCAATTGATCAATGATTTAGAATAAAGACAATGAAAGAATGTGGGGAATAAGTACGTTGGTTGTTGAGGTCTAATAAATTCCGAACGCagaatttttataaggagggtagtttgtaacgacccgatcctatattattaggaataaattatggataattttattaaacttaataaatgagttaaagcctaTGAAAGAGTTTATCGGATAAgctatatttatttaaacctagaattaaggctccattatttttttaaactccaaGCTCGTGAGTGTTAGAGTCCAAACACTATTACTATTCTGCTTTCcctttcataataaaactcataGCTACCGGATTTCCttctataaatttcaattaCGCACGAATCTAGTTTCACTCCCATGCACATACGTCTCTCTTTCTTCATCACTAGAGTTTTTCGTTGGTTTATATATAAAGGCTCATTACGCACAAAAGACACCTGCCCAATGATTGGTTGCTACAGCAAGCCTCTCACATTCCTAGACTATCACGTCACATCCTCCACATTCAAAACATCAATTCCTCTCCACACCACATCCCTTCAAACCAATGCATGCCCAACCCCCAAGCCCTCCACTATGAGCCTCTTCCTCCACCGCAACACCGTAGCTTAGTCCCTTCTCATGGAAAACAGCCTCCATGCACGACCAATGCACCACCCTTAAGCCTTCATGTTAAAACTCTCTCATCCACACTGCAATAGTCATGGACCGCCACAGAAAGAAAAATAGCCTATGCATGCTCTTTTACCTCCAGCCACCCCATGCCACAAGAAGCTCCTCCACGTCTCCTCCTTCAGCCAAAGCACCACAACGAACCACCCATTTTCCCCTCTCTTTTCCCTCTTCATTCTCTCGGTAAtatttctcttcctctcatGTTATTCTCTCATTCTCGCACAAGCCAGTTAGTATATGCTAGGTTGAACAGATACATAGGGCTTCATGGGACTGAATATGGGGGATGCTATATAAATTTAAGGGCACTTAGACCTATgaaaagttggaatatttttagAGTAGTTAACAGATATAGGAATATCATAATACAGTTTAACGTCGATATTACAGATTTAATGTGTGTATATGTTGGGGCCAACACGTGCTTGCATAGATagaattataatatcattatatGGAATAATGGGATTTTAGGATTTAATCGTGtaagatttttggaggaatttTATAAACATTAAAGTATTTAAGTAGTGACAAAATTTTAGGATCCAAGAGTTCTAGATTTCTTTCAGGTTTTAATAACGAAGTACGtgattaattatgaatttacgAAAATTACTCACATGTTTATAGGTAATCAACTGCGTTCCAGAAATAGTAGATTAACACTACAATATAAGTAACATGATCATACTCTTACACGTATGTAGGGTAAACAACAtcatgttttttataaaaatattatgcatgtatgccctctattggaagccccttttttaCGTAtccaagtcatgataaaattttaaaaaaccataattttatgtgaagaattataaattaaattatttatgaaaatttatgattttatgaaaagagttatgcatcaaaaaatttatgaaaagtcataattttatgtgagagttatgtataaaaataatttataaaaagtcatgcatgattttatgtaaaacttgatgcattaaaatatttataaaaaatcatgcttTTATTTGAGGAAAACATATATCACGGAATTTTATGAAAGAGTGCGATTTCACTTGAAATCtttgatatgacaagtatgcacgtataattatgatgaagtatgaatgataagacaTGTAttggcctatgttatgatatgaagacggtaccatATTTATGGACATGTTGCATTGAAAGGTTgtacatgctggtagtgcacatAGTGTGTCTTCGATctttatgtatggattccacaacctaCGGCTATGGGCGCAATcagaatctatttagattcgctaaccctaactcacaggGGTTAATAATGAGTACTGGCCTATGATAAGTAAAAGATAACTTCATATTCATGCTATttacatatgtatttatgagtatgcatatttttcaagaaaatcttatgtttattttgtttcctgTCTGgcgtgttgcttattgagtattcgatttatttttgcatatttttatgtttataaccaccccaggtgatgatCTTTATGAGGATAGAactgcaggacaggacttgaTCCAGGAGGCGAGACAGAAacctagacagattatgctatgattagttttatgattttagtttaataatttagtttgaTAAGCAAATGAgactttattgattttaaataagtgcttccgcagactctcttttagattttaagtacttaataaaaattgaatttatttatttatagaatctttcGTATTAGTCGCTTcgttagtaaaaaaaaattttttaagtcAAGTTTAGTAGGACACCggttcctaaaaaaaaaaaaaaaaactttattgaaGAGCTAGCTGTTACAATACCATATTGAAATTGCTCAAACTTTTATTAGATTTGAAGTATTCTGTGGAATTATTACATATTGTTAGAAATGTGGTAAgtgcattgcatgttaactATCATAAATGAGGGGTATATGACCTCGTGTTACATGTTCCGACTATTCAGTTTCTATCAAGTTCCAAGCGGGATCTAGGGGTGTCACAATATGAGATGAAAAACCtttgaatattagtgaaatgatttgtaaatagtaaaattatttgagttaaaacattttataggattttgggaaatgagaaaaaaaaaagttgaataaaatattataagattaaaatattggttgaatataattttttatataatttttattttgaaatttaaaaaagttgaatatttaaaattaaaaaatatttatattttaataatatttagatattgagatgatttCATCGTATCATCCAAACGAGCACTATCACAAGGACAATTGTAAATATGTAAGAATAATAACATTCTTCgttttaaatattatcatcccaataatatttGATTACGTAGCACTCTTAAATGATTGATAAAAGAATTGAAATATAGCATATTGCCAAATACTCAATGTCAATGTCTAATGTAAGGTTTGAGGAAGGGGGGACGTGGCTTCTAAGGATCCACATGTTTTGCCTGACTACGAAATCCAAAACATGACGCAACTGGTTTTGTTCCACCAAACTGTATGGAGTTTGCGCCCCCAAATTTGTGTAGTCATCGTTGCCTTCAAAACCACCTTCACTCTCCCACACACAAACCTTAACATGCGAATACAAAGACAAAACACCATTTATGGTACTCATGTGCCGGTAGTTGCTGTTTCCAAAACTGCCCCAAAACTCAAACGACAACTGTATgctgttaagatataaaatatatggtaAAATCTACTTCTTTATATGAATTTAAGCTTTTAAGAGAAttgataattttacataatatcaGAATAGAGATTTTGAGTTTAAATTCTGACTCTAtactttatcttatttaattaaatattttacacgTTAGACTCattcattgaaaaaaaatctgatcTCCACATGAGAgaagtattaaaatataaaatatatgataaaatcTACCACCTTTTAtaaacttaaatttttaaaacaagtattgATTTTACAGATTCAACCATTCATCATCTTTGCATTTTTTGGCCCACCTTCAATCTCTATCTATTCCATCGCCTACTCACATCTTTGACTTTGAGgccattttaatattattctaattggAGGAAAATCTAAATTTATCCATGTTTTATGCTTAACATTATCCATgttataaaatacttaaaattaatatgaaattataccAGATTTAAATACTTTAAGAGCATCTTTATTGGTTTGGCTAAATGAAGAAGTTggctaaaatttatataattgataTCAAAAAAATTCCACATTGAATTgggtaaatttaaaataatttagacttttacTACAGTGATTGGTCAAAGATGAAAAACCACAATTGATtcactaaatattaaaatactaatttatcacTTTaagcaaatattaaaatattactttctcactccaaacaaaaatactatttgatttgtaattaataaagatagaattttaaatgagtttaatcaaatatttttattattaacattaattgatttttgaaaatttgatttttttaatattaatttaattagaatataattattattaacatttaattggtagagatacaaaatgtgataaaaataaattaaataaaaaaattattaaattaataataatttattattatatagagagtgaatggatAATTTAATGTGGGggttgaatttaaatgaaataggtaaatataaaaaagtgtgatattgactaaattttaaagataaatttggcTAAGTCAATAAGAATGCTCtaagactgtatctaatattattctttatatcAATCTCTTAACGTTGTAAGATATACTAAtattaagattaatattttatttatttttacagatgagttgaaattaaaattaaaaattaaataaaatattattagaatatgagttaagagaaattgtaaaaataaaaaaagttaattattataaaataaagctaAAAATATCAAGATGATGATAtctgaaaaaaaagaaagagataaacAGAAATGAACAGGTTGTCCAACTGTTTTCAGGGTCAAACATGTATTTCTAATTTTGTCTGAAACAGTTTGGAAAGTCCATATATTAGCTTTGGAAATAGTTCCCCTTTCCCTCTTATCTCTCTTTACTCTTATCGCCCAAATCAATGTAAAAGGGAAATCGTTCTCGTTTCGTTTCAGTGCTGCGATGTCGACGATTCCCATTCACAGACCTGAATTCTTGACATTTCCTAACGCTGGATTTAGAAATCATCAAAAATCCCAAACAATCAAGGCCTCTTGGACGATGTGAGTTTCAtacatttctttgtttctttctctcaatTTCTGAGAGTCATTTCTTTCTCTAATTCCAGACCCCAATCGTTTCTGCTCCTCTGATCACCGGATGTTTATATGTATATCTGTATGTATAGCTATAAGCCTATAAGCTTAAGCTCTGGGGTTTTTTCTATGTTATTCACAGGGCAATGGATTCCAAGCCTTCTTATacaaggaagaaggaagaactCTCTGTGCAGCTTCCGAATCCATCGTCTACTCAATTCGAGTCGTCAACGCCGTCCGATCTCCGATTCGACCGGCTGCAGCCGTCGGATCAGGAACTAGATCAAGAGAAACGGCTTCAGTTCGGACAGTTCGTGGCTCGCGAGGCCGTGCTCGATGAAGAGTATTGGGTACGTGACTTATCATCACCTTgcaattataagattaaaacagaaacgaaaataaaaaccttaaaccacaaaaattaatgaggcgtgtttgtcctttttttccccctaaaacttgtatattaaattttgtgtgaataaataatgtgtttttttttgtatgtttttttattcTGTGGTAGACAGCAGCATGGCTACGAGCAGAAAGTCACTGGGAAAATAAAACTTACGAAAGGTAAAGTTTTCATATGCACATACATGCATAGGAGTTTAATGCCAGAAAGTCACGGCGGGGGGGAGGTACTGCCTATAATCATCGTATGTAATTAAGTTGGGAGCTGCTATGAATAAAACTGAACCATTTCATCCAAGAGAATGGTTTCATTCTGGCGTTAGGAAATCTTGGACATATTACTCTGGCCCATTATGTCCTTGAAATGATACAGAAACAGACTTTACCAACCATTAGAGAAACTGAAAAATGTAGCTGAGAGGGGTTAACAATTAGGAAGAGACCAGGTTTTTCAATCCTCTATCGCGTATTAAGTTTCATTCTTCGATGCCCTGCCAATGGTGGGCTATTTGGCATGAGTTCAGCCTCTAATGGGTTAACTGCATCTATGCATAAAAAGAGGAAGAGTTGGGGACCAGCCACTAATTCTAGCTATGCTTGCTTAACACAGATATGTTGATAACTTCAAGAGAAAATTTGCAGAGCAGGTAGGACATATCGCCTTACTATTTAAATTGTTTGATAACTTCAATTACATATCTTTTATGCTTGAAGTTCTTTAAAGGGTACTTTTTTTGTTGTATAGGAGTTTAATGCCATAAAAAGGCGATGCAGAGGGCAAAATGGGCAGAAATGCGCGTGCATTGTCACGGTATGAAACCAATCCGCTAAGATCATACCCTTTGGTTTGATTTAGTTTGTATATTGGTTGAATGCCACCGGTTAGGGTGAGTTGAACTGGTTGATACAAAAAGTCTCACTTTATTATGATGGGAAAAAAGATGATTGAATCATTACTTGTGTGATTAGATTAAGCTCCTCATACAGTGTTCTGCTATCAAATTCTTCAGGTTAAAAAGGAAGTGAGGAATGTAAAACGCACTGTACTGAAAAGTGTTGTTGGAACCCTTGATTTGAGCTTCCGGTACTTGTTGCATGGAGAGACTTTTCCTGGGGTAgaattatgttttgtttaaattaGCAGCTTCAATCCTTGTGTTAACTCTGTCTAATCCAATCCTTTGGACAAACTTGCAATGGATTTAATTGCTTTCACAGGAAAGGGTGAAAACTCCTCTCTTCTGCAGCATCAACAAAACAGACCCAAATAGATATGGTTATATTGCAAACTTATGCGTGGCCAAATCATCACGTCGCCAGGGTATTGCAAGCATTATGTTGCATTTTGCCATTGAATCAGCCAAATCTGATGGTAATACGAAAGTCGAGACATACATCTTTCATTGACACCCTAAGAGACGTAAAAACTCTGATATGGAACACATGAttgaaataggaaattttttctcttctgatcTGTTCTTTCTGCAGCAGGCGTGGAACAAGTATATGTGCATGTGCATAGAAGCAACTTACCTGCACAAGAACTTTATCAAAAGACGGGGTTTGAGGTAATGTCAATGCAATTACTCTAAATGTACTTCTGGCTTCATCTCGtgagtttttgtttctttagatGTAGGGCTGAAACAGCTTTTATATTCTTGATCAGATGGTCGAAGTGGCAAGCCCTCAATTGTTAGAAGATCAAACATACTTGCTTTGTTTCAAGACATAGAAACTCAATCATACTAATTACTAATTATTCTCTCtgtgtctctgtctctcttgctgtatgatgataaaaaaaaaaaaatcaatgtacacaaaattgtaaaatatttatgtttataggCATTTCAGCAATGAAATGGTGATTTCCGAGTTCCTCTTTGAATGATTGAAAATGTCAATGTACCACCCATTTTTGCCTTCTGTATTTTCAAACTTATGGTAAACCAGACAGGAATTAATCGATAGTGATAGCTCATTCCAATGTGCGCGGCCCATTGGAGCACTGATATTGGACTAGTCGAATGTTTTTTTACCCCTACCAAAATTTCGTTAGAATTAGggcagtaaataaataaaaaaacatattcatcatctcatgatgcgGCAAGTAAATAACTCAAACAGCTCGCTTTTGAATGAAAATTGACtctgtttggatacaaaaacacTCTCAACTTATCGCagctcatcattataacttttttaaattctcttataaaatataataaacaattcaattttttcaaatctcaaaacaataataatattaaaaaataatattctaataatattttatttaacttatctaaaatcatctcatctcactatctaaacatcTCAAATCAACAGACTTTGACCACTTAGTACTTGTTCAAAATTGTCTTGTTTACACCCTGAGCTAGAACACCCAAAATCACCCTACACTGACTAATAATTGCTACATTGATTTTTGAGTTGCTGTCGAAATGTATCTACCAACTGCAGTTAGGCCAAGTTAATTTTTAGGATTTATTTAAATGGAgtagaaaaatattcaaaaaactgggataaatccttaaaaaaagtgaggatctaaaagaaagaataaagaaaattacaaaagaagTACAGACGGTTTAGAGAGTGAGATGTAGTAGTTATAATAAAAAGACGCGGACCTAGAAGAATACACGGTAGAAAATAGAACAAAAGGGAAgaccaaagaaataaaaaaggattTTGGCAGCCAAGAAGATTGAATAAAGACTATTGCAACTACGAGGAACTTTTACATAAAATGATCTTCAGTCAGTAATATACATATATCTCTTGTGTTGTGGACGTGTTTCGCACCCCTAAGCGCTCTGTATGAACCTGCAACAAGAGAGTCGAGAGGACTTGAAGGGTATGAAAATGCTTTCAATGCTAAAGTTAGAATTTCCTTCCTTGACTGATCTTATTTGACCTTCAGGGAAGGTATTTGAAATAGAATCCATTGGGTCCCTTATCCGTGGGTGACACAGAGAGTCAGAGATTGGTGGTGAGCAGCCCGTAGTCTATTTGGGAACTTGTTCGGGCCCAATCCCTTGGGCTTGGGGGCCTTTGGACCGTGTAGGTGGGCCTGTCTAATAGGAGGGGATTTTGGCCTCTCTACCTTGGACCCTTAGTACAATACTCTTTGGTATATGTTGtgccaaaaatgcacaaaaatcaACATCTATATAGAATCACCAAGTTTCAGTTAATAGGTCCTTCCTCCAAAATCATGTGTTCATGCAGCATCCTAGCATTTGTAAGCCGCCCAGAAAGGCCGAGATACTGAACCTGACTATGGCCAGgcatctttttcatttcttttactGTCATTAGGTTTTTCAACCTCACTACATCTTCCCATCTACCAGCTTCAGCATATATATTCGACATAAGAACATAAAAAGTTACAGGTTTAGGGTCCAATTGAAACAACCTGTCTGCCACAAGCTCGGCTAGTTCGACGTCGATGTGTTTTCTGCAAGCACCAAGCAAAGCTCCTCAAACACTCGCATCTGGCTCAACTGGCATCCGCTCAATAAACTCATAAGCCTCTTTCAAGCAACCATCTTCCAGCTCATGTAACCATCTTCCAGTACTCAGTGCTCCCAAACTAGCACAGGCTGTAATAATACTGGCCATTATAATATAGTCATAATCAACCTTTTTGTTGATCATCCTACGAACGAGCTTTATCGCATTCCTGCAAGCATTATTTTGTTCATAAGCAGCAATCATTGCATTCCATGAGACCAAGTTTCTTACCACCAAGCTGTCAAACAAAGATCTTGATGTATCAACACTCTCAGTGTCTCACACTTGCCGTAAAATGCAATAAAAGCATTCGTCAGTGAAATATCCGAGTCCACTCCCACTTTGATTCCATAACCATGAATCAACTTTCCCAAACCCAAAAATTCCACACTTCCACAGTTAGGAAGAATGCTCACAAGCGTAACTGCATTAGGCTGGGTCCCTGAAGCCACCATCTCCCTGAAGACAATCAACCCTCTTTCAAAAAAGCCATTCTGCACATAGCCTGCAATCATCGCTGTCCAAAAAACTATATTCCTCACAAACATGTCACCAAAAACAACCTCTGAATTCAAAGTCTACCCACTTTGAGCATAAATACTGATCAAATAACTCTGAACAGAGACATTTGAACCAAACCCGATCTTAATTATGTTACAATGCACTTATTTTCCTTCTGTCAAAGCCGAGCGCACGCCGCAAGACCTAACCACAAAAGGGAAGGTATAATTATCGGGTAACACCCAGTCTGGTAAAGAGCTATGGCTTCTCGGCATGGACCCTGATCAGTATATCCCCTAGTCAAGGTGTTCCAAAGAAAAACATCCCATTAGTTAGGATCAGAGCGTGGATTCGTGTGAGTTCTGATAAAGAGGAACAGGAATTCAAGAGGCAGTTGAATGGGAGGGAGTGACAGTTAATACGGAAATGCAATGGTACAGAGGCAACGTGGCTCGATTTTTCTCAAGATTTTACTAATAGAGTTAACCGACATGAACTCCTTAACATTACTGGTCTTGGGTGGGAGGCAAGCCAATTTAAGAGACCAACGAATTCATTTAAAATCCTGGGCACCGTTTTGGGATTATGTCTCTATTTTCCggcaaaataaaattaagattaaaaacaGAGTTCTTCatccaacacaagtccaaaTCATCCTCGACCTGTCTCTCCTCTCAAGACATGTTCTTGGGTTATCAATGCCGGGGGCATTCTCATCCCCTTTTGCTTCTTCCTTCAATATCTCCATACCAACAACCTCTATTCTCCAACTAGGCAAACATTCTCTCCCATTTTTATATCATCGTTAGTTGCAAATATGTTTTGTAAGTTGTAATTACGAGTTTAGTGACTTGTTAACGGAGCACTTAAAGCTGCATGCAAACACAAGCAAAAGTCTACATTTCAGtacaatacataaataattcttcatttcatttcttctctctctcttgtaaATTGGTATTTTATGAAGATTACATGTTAAGGAAAACGGCATATAAATATCCTCATTGGTCTTGAATGGAATGCAATTTAACATGAAATATCAAGTCCAGCTTGCAAAAACCAAATCCAACTTGTGTCGAAAACCAACGACATGTGATCGCACGGCGGCCGAAGGGATCAATGTTCTGTCTAGAACACGGTAGCAGCATGTAATCCAAGATGGCCTGACTTTCAAACATGCTATCATTCTCATCTCTTCAACGTTAACAGAACTGAGGTAGCACACCTCATTAATTAGGTTCTCATCtgagaaaatttgaagaatgtaTGCACATTATGCCTGTATCATCTTGGGGAGGTTTTAATGTTTTATAATGTTAGTAACAAGACAAGTTACCGACATCCAAATTTGGTTGTAAGCAGATTTGGGCACCAATACGTGTACCAATGCTAAGGTGGAAAGATAGACTTTAATAAAATTGTGCGGAtttaaaaatgaacatttgaCAAAATGGCCCACGTCAACATGGTGCACAAATTGGTCCACAAATCCGCTTGTATGTAGAAGCTCTTTGTAGAAAGGGTCTTTCACAGAACATTTGGGACCCAATAATTTTCTCTGCTTTACGTAAGAGGCAATCTCATAAAGTTTTGATAACCAACCGTGAATCTCCAATGAAGCTTCCTGCCATTTGAGTCCGAGGGAATTGCTAAACAAGGCATCTTACTGGAATCATGTTAATGCTTCTactataaatatttccagttaAGTTATGCTGCGCATAGTACATTGCTGCAACCAATTTACAAAAGCAAGCAACAGGACTGAAAAAATGAGAACTTTCTAAGATAGAGGAACTTTCAAAATCAGTCATATATGGTGAATGTTGTGGGTAACAGGGGTTGTATTCTATTTGTTCCTAGCCACTGTATGATGTTAAGAATAGCATGTCTGATGATCCTAACTGAGATCACATTGGAGAAGACACTCAGGAATAACGTAATGGACATTGATGGTCAGGTGCCTTGACGTGTTCTAATACCGAAGACATCTTCAAGCCAACAATTTGTACATCTGGATTTGAGTGGCCTTCCAGAAAAACATTGGTAATCTGTCAAAAAAGAAAGCGCCATTACATCTTAAAACCCATTTTTGGAAAACTATCTAAATTCATGTAATTTTAACCTTatgtaaaatttcaaaacaggCATGAGAGTGGTTAGAAAACTGGCCATAATTTTCAAGGACTTTGCATCCCCATCCTGAAGTGGAGTAAAGAACAGATACCTGAGTACATCCAAACAGTTTGAGCACCCTCAGTGACAAGCAGCTGTCTACAATGAAACCAATAGCCTCATCTGTCAAATTCCGGCACCAAGATAGATCCAGAGTATGCAACATTTTCGATCGCCTGGCAAGTGATATTGCTGTGTTGTGGCTAACCTGAATAAAGCCACAGAAAACCCAaatcagaaaaaagaaaacatcatttacAGTAAAGGACCCGTCACCCCTTCAACCCAAGGGCTAGAATTAAACCAAGTGGCAGGGAGATTATCATAATCTAAACTGGCCAACAAAGAGACACCGAGTAATGATATACCCACAACATTTTGTACAACATATTGTACaacaatgtgttaaatgagggatatttttgtaaaattatgttacttttataagatgttttacaaaaatacccctcatttaacacattgttgtacaaaatgttgtgggtaaatcattttcctaaaatgAATCTACGACATTTTATACatctttaaaacatttaaacttctaaaaatttttaaaataatataaattttgttatagtaaaataatatttttttttaaattatatatactgtttttaattaaatatcgTATATTGTTCCTGTGTAATGCACGGGTCTGCAACTAGTTTCAGCCAATTTTGAAGTCTCTTTACAAAGGTGGCCACCCATGTGTTCCTGTGTGTgtacgagaaagagagagagagagaataaccTTCTTGACATTATTCACTGAAAGTTCTTTTAAACGCTCTCCAGAGGTTTCCAGGAATGCAGCAATAGCTTCATCGCTGTCACGCAGAAAAGATTACTCAGTTATTTCATCACCAAAACAATGTCAAGCATCACCCACAGCATCATTCGATCAGCAATTCCAGTTACAGTAGATTTTACTACTTGactttttcaaacaaatgtaCTAGCCAGACACAAGTATAAAGTATTCAACATGCATATAAATTCAACATGCATCCGGAAAGCAATATACTACAATATTAACACGTAAAGTTTTTATTAGCACCTCCCGTATctatcaaaaatatattcattgtGATGATGTGGCATTCTGCTTTGTTGAAAATCAAAAGCACTAACATAAACTAAAACCGTTATAACCTGAATGGATTACGGCAGAGTTTTAATGTTTGAATTGCTTGACAGCCATTTGCAAGATATCCTAGGGTAGAATCTGTCAATTTGCACAAGTTGACAAGATCAATTGCACATAATTCCGGGCAGGATTCAGCAATGACTTTCAAGGAAGAATCTGTCAATTTTCTGCACAAAATTGGAACACAATGCAGAATTAAAATAGCACAAGTGACATAAACATATTCTCTGAAACTAAATGAAAGATGATCATCCCTTAAGGCATTAGAGGTGTGTTAAAGAGACGTACACACAATCTGTCAAAACAAGCTCCTTCATATTGTGACCACGAGCCCTAATAAATTCCTTGATAAAATGATCACAAACATCTGGAATACCAGCTAATGATAATACTTGTAATTGTTCAAGCTTCTTCAATGCCGGTAGGATAAGCATGGCGTCAATGCTTTGACAATCAGTAAGATACAATTCCCTCAGAACTGATCCCAATGTGTTAGCCAAAGTGTCAATGCTGGAGGAGCTAAGGAGGGAACATTGACTGAGATTTAAAGATCTTAGTGCAGGGGCAGAAGAAACAATTGCACTTAGGCCAACATCTGAAAGACGACATGCACCACTGAGGGATAAAGTAGTTAATGCAGGCAAGCTATTTGACGAGCAAGCTAAGGTAGAAAGTAATATATAATCTGGTATACAGCGCCCACAATGGTCAAGTTGTAACACCTGATTCCACAAAAGAATACATTTGGTGTGGTCAAATGATAAGGATGTTAGTCcctcaaaattaatatagaccgattacaaataaacaacagCAATAAACTCCAGAGGAATATCATCCTTGTAGAAGTGGCATTGCAAAACTAGGATTGCAAACACCAAGCTATCACTATATTAACCCAAACAAACATCGAG harbors:
- the LOC121250822 gene encoding uncharacterized protein LOC121250822 isoform X1, whose protein sequence is MSTIPIHRPEFLTFPNAGFRNHQKSQTIKASWTMAMDSKPSYTRKKEELSVQLPNPSSTQFESSTPSDLRFDRLQPSDQELDQEKRLQFGQFVAREAVLDEEYWTAAWLRAESHWENKTYERYVDNFKRKFAEQEFNAIKRRCRGQNGQKCACIVTVKKEVRNVKRTVLKSVVGTLDLSFRYLLHGETFPGERVKTPLFCSINKTDPNRYGYIANLCVAKSSRRQGIASIMLHFAIESAKSDAGVEQVYVHVHRSNLPAQELYQKTGFEMVEVASPQLLEDQTYLLCFKT
- the LOC121250822 gene encoding uncharacterized protein LOC121250822 isoform X2, which produces MSTIPIHRPEFLTFPNAGFRNHQKSQTIKASWTMAMDSKPSYTRKKEELSVQLPNPSSTQFESSTPSDLRFDRLQPSDQELDQEKRLQFGQFVAREAVLDEEYWTAAWLRAESHWENKTYERYVDNFKRKFAEQEFNAIKRRCRGQNGQKCACIVTVKKEVRNVKRTVLKSVVGTLDLSFRYLLHGETFPGERVKTPLFCSINKTDPNRYGYIANLCVAKSSRRQGIASIMLHFAIESAKSDGVEQVYVHVHRSNLPAQELYQKTGFEMVEVASPQLLEDQTYLLCFKT